In the genome of Streptomyces sp. NBC_00433, the window CTGGTGCGCTGGCTGGCCGCCGCCAGCACCGCGACGGGTGAGGAGATTCCGTACTGCAGATGGCGGTGCCGCACCCAGGCGCTGTCGAAGCCGAGGCTCTCACCGAGTTCGATGATCCGCAGTGTCGACTCGTGTCCCCGCCGCGGGTCCGCGGGATCGAACAGGCCGATCGTCAGGAATCCCAGCGTCCGCAACGGCTCCGAGACCAGCGGCATCGCGTTCTCTCCTTCGTTCATGGTTCTCCGCCGACGAGTATCGCCGACGCCGTGCCGGCTGCGGAGACGGGATCGCCGTGGCCCCAGAAGGTGGGTGGGGAGCCGGTGTCCCGGCCGAGGCGGCCGTCGGACTGATCCCTCGTACCTACGTCCTCTCAGCGCCGCAGGCCGCTGCCGTGGGGGCCGTACAGGTCGAGGAGCCGGGTGCGGGCGTCTTCGAGCCGGTGGCCGATGACCTCGGCGCAGGCGAGGACGAAGACGTAGCCGAACTCCGTTTCCTCCTGGCACAGCCGCCGTACGTCGGTCGCGTCGAACTCGACGGCCCGCACGCCGGTGAGCGCCCGAGCGGACATGTGCCAGCGGCGGGGCGGGAAGAGCCAGGACCAGCCGAGCAGAGAGCCCTGCCCGAGCTTCTCGACGGCGGCGGCCGGCCGGCCGGGGACGTGCAGTTCCAGAGCGACGTCGCCGTCGCGGAGGATCCAGAACCGGTCGGCCTTCCCCTTCTCCTCGAAGATCCGCCCGCCGGCGGGGAAGTCCACCTCGCGTCCCAGAACCATCAGCCGGTCCAGGTGCTCGTCGGACAGGGCGGCCAACCGCCCGGTCATCGTCATCAGCTTCGTCGTCACGGTCTTCTCCTCGTCTCGGGGGGCGCCCGTTGGCGGCCATGTGCCGCGTGCGCGCCGTACGTGCCTCATCGTCGGGCGGATGAAGCGCCCGCGTCGTGGGCCGAACGGCCCCTGTACGGGGTTCGGTCGGTCCTCGTCCGCGGGGCCCGATGACGTCGGCCGGTCGGGGGTGGTCTGTCACAGTGCGCGCAGTCCGTGATCGTGGAACTGCCGGCGGACCCGGTCCACGAGAGCCGGGTCGGGCAGGGGGGTGTCCGCCAGGGGGAAAGGCAGTCCGAGTGCCTCGTACTTCGCGGTGCCGAGCTTGTGGAAGGGCAGCACGTCGATCTGCTCGACATTGCCGAGGCCGGCGGCGAAGGAGGCCAGGCCGTCGACGGCCCTCTCGTCGTCGGTCCAGCCGGGCACGAGGACGTAGCGGATGCGGACCGCGACACCGAGGCGGTCCAGGCGGGTGGCGAAGCTCAGGGTGGGAGCGAGGGAGCCGCCGGTGAGGGCGCGGTAGGCCGGTACGTCGAAGGACTTGATGTCGAGCAGGACCAGATCGGTGTCGGCGAGCAGAGCGTCCGTGGCACGCGCCCCGAGGAACCCGGAGGTGTCCAGGGCGGTGTGCAGGCCCTGTTCGCGGCAGCGGCGCAGGATCTGCCCGGTGAAGGCGGGCTGGAGGAGGGGTTCGCCGCCGGTGAGGGTGACGCCGCCGCCGCCGGCGATGAAGGCTGTGTATCCGCCTATTTCCTTCATCACCTCGTCGACGGTCGCCTGCCGGCCGTCGCGCATGTGCCAGGTGTCGGGGTTGGCGCAGTACAGACAGCGCAGCGGGCAGCCGCTGAGGAAGACCACGAAGCGGGTGCCGGGGCCGTCCACCCCCGTGGACAGGTCCCAGGAGTGGATGCGGCCGGAGAGCGGCGGACCGGGCGCCGCCCGGTCCGCCGTGCCGTCGTGCCCCATGCTCATCGGGCACCGTGGAAGGTGCGGCTGATCACGTCGAGCTGCTGCTCGCGGGTCAGGCGGACGAAGTTGACGGCGTAGCCGGAGACCCGGACGGTCAGGTTCGGGTAGTTCTCGGGGTGCGCCATCGCGTCTTCGAGGGTCCGCCGGCCCAGGACGTTGACGTTGAGGTGGAAGCCGCCGGTGGCGGTGTAGGCGTCGAGGATGTCCGCGAGGTTCGCGGCGCGCTCGTCCGGGTCGTGGCCGAGCCCTTCGGGGGTGATGGTCGAGGTCAGGGAGATGCCGTCCCTGGCCTGGGCATAGGGGATCTTGGCGACCGACATCGCGGAGGCGATCATGCCGTGCCGGTCGCGGCCGTTCATCGGGTTCGCACCCGGGGCGAACGGCGCTCCGGCGGGCCGCCCGTCGGGCGTGGCGCCGGTCTGCCGGCCGTAGACGACGTTGGAGGTGATGGTGAGCACCGACAGGGTGTGCTCGGCCTCCCGGTAGGCCGGGTGCCGGGCGATCCTGGCCATGAACGACTCGACCAGATCCGTCGCGATGGTGTCAGCGCGGTCGTCGTTGTTGCCGTAGGCCGGCCAGTCGCCTTCCGCCTCGTAGTCCACCGCGAGGCCGGTGTCGTCCCTGACGACCCTCACCTGGCCGTACTTGACGGCTGAGAGGCTGTCGGCCGCGACGGACAGCCCGGCTATGCCGCAGGCCATGAAGCGGTGCACGGGGTGGTCGTGCAGTGCCATCTCCAGCCGCTCGTAAGCGTACTTGTCGTGCATGTAGTGGATGACGTTGAGCGCGTTGACGTAGGTGCCGGCGAGCCAGTCCAGGGTGCGGTCGTAGGCGTGGGACAACTCGTCGTAGTCCAGGTATTCGCCGGTCAGCGGTGCGGAGGGCGGGGCGATCTGTTCGCCGGTGATCTCGTCGCGGCCGCCGTTGACCGCGTAGAGCAGGGCCTTGGCGATGTTGACGCGGGCACCGAAGAACTGCATCTGCCGGCCTACCGCCATGGCGGAGACGCAGCAGGCGATGGCGGTGTCGTCGCCGGTGCGCGGCCGCATCAGGTCGTCCGATTCGTACTGGATGGCGCTGGTGTCGATGGAGACCTGGGCGCAGAACCGCTTGAAGGGGTCGGGGAGCCGGGGGGACCACAGCACCGTGAGGTTCGGCTCAGGCGCGGGTCCGAGGTTGTAGAGGGTCTGCAGGAAGCGGAAGGAGGTGCGGGTGACCAGGGTGCGGCCGTCGGTGCCCATCCCGCCGATGGACTCGGTGACCCAGGTGGGGTCGCCGGAGAACAGCGCGTCGTATTCCGGTGTGCGCAGGAAGCGGACGATGCGCAGTTTGATCACGAAGTCGTCGATCAGCTCCTGGGCCCGGGTCTCGTCGAGGACGCCGGCGTCGAGGTCGCGCTGGAGGTAGACGTCCAGGAAGGTGGAGGTCCGGCCGAGCGACATCGCGGCGCCGTTCTGCTCCTTCACCGCGGCGAGGTAGCCGAGGTAGAGCCACTGGACCGCCTCGCGGGCGGTGGCGGCGGGGCGGGTCACGTCGCAGCCGTAGGAGCCTGCCATCCGGGTCAGTTCGCCGAGCGCGCGGATCTGCTCGGCCAGTTCCTCCCGGTCGCGGATCACCTCGGCCGTGGACGGTTCCCGGTCCAGCCGGGCGCGCTCGGCGTGTTTGGCCTCGGCCAGGCGTGCGGTGCCGTAGAGGGCGACCCGGCGGTAGTCGCCGATGATCCTGCCACGGCCGTAGGCGTCGGGCAGGCCGGTGACGATGCCGGCTTTGCGGGCGCGGCGCATCTCGGGGGTGTAGGCGTCGAAGACACCGGCGTTGTGTGTCTTGCGGTACGAGCCGAAGATCTTGCTGACCGCCTGGTCGGGCTCGTACCCGAAGGCCCGCAGGCCGTTCTCGACCATCCGCAGCCCGCCGTTGGGCATGATCGCCCGCTTGAGCGGCTCGTCGGTCTGCAGGCCGACGATCAGCTCGCGGTCGCGGTCGATGTAGCCGGGGGCGTGCGAGGTGATGGAGGAGGGGGTGGCCGCGTCGACGTCGAGGATCCCCCGGCGGCGTTCCTCGGGCAGCAGCGCGGTGATCCGCGACCACACGGCGAGAGTGCGGTCGGTCGGCCCGGTCAGGAAGCCGGAACCGCCCTCGTAGGGGGTGTAGTTGGTCTGGATGAAGTCGCGCACCGCGATGTGCTCACGCCACCGCTCGCCCCGGAAGCCGGTCCAGGGATCTGCTGCCGCTGCCCGAGGCGTGGCCTCGGTGATTGCCGTCATGCCGACAACCCCCTTGTCTTGTCGTCCTGTTGTCTTCCCTTCGATGGTTCTCGCTCGGGCGGCTCACGGGCAGGGCCGACCGGGCCCTGCCGCGGCGTCGGTCGGCCCCGTGGTCGCCCGTTACACGGACCCACTACGGTGACCTTGACCGGTGCGCGGGATGTTCCGAGCGGAGGATCTGGTGGGCGAGGGTTCGGGAGGTTTGCCGCGGCTTCAGCTGGACGAGCTGCTGGAGGAGCTGCAGGTCCGGATCGATGCCGTGCGCGGCACCCGGGACCGGGTGCACGACCTGCTGGAAGCCGTGCTCTCCGTGGGCGGCGACCTGGACCTGGCACAGGTGCTACGGCGCATCGTGGAGTCCGCGGTGGTGCTGGTCGACGCGGAATACGGCGCCCTCGGCGTCATCGAAGGGACGCGGCTCTCCCAGTTCCTGACCAGCGGGATCTCTCCCGGACAGGCCGAGGCGATCGGCCCGTTGCCGTCCGGCCACGGCATTCTCGGCGAGCTGATCCGCCACCCGGAGCCACTGCGGCTGACGGATATATCCGAACACCGGGCCTCGTACGGCTTCCCGCCCGGCCATCCGCCGATGCACTCCTTCCTCGGCATGCCGATCCGGGTACGTGACGAGGTGTTCGGCAACATCTACCTCACCGAGAAGCGCGGCGGCGCGGCGTTCGACGGTGAGGACGAGACGGTCCTGCGGACCCTCGCGGTGGCCGCCGGGGTGGCCATCGAGAACGCCCGGCTCTACAAGGCCGCTCGCGACCGGCAGCGATGGCTGGAGGCGAACGCCGGCATCGTGGGCGATCTGCTGTCCGGCGCAGGCGAGGAGGCGGTGCTGCGGGGCATCGTCGAGCACGCCAGCCGCATCCTCGACGCCGACCTCGGGGTGATCGCCCTGGCCGCGGGTGACAGCACCGATCTCCAGGTGGTGATCGCGGTGGGAGTGGACGCCGAGGACCACCGCGGCCTGGTGCTGCCGGCGGAAGGCTCCTTCATGGGGGCTGCTCTTGCCGCCGGGGGCTCCATCACGACGAGCGAGATCCGCAAGGACCCCCGGGTCACCGTGGGCCCCCCGCGGTGGAACGGGCTCGGTCCCGTGGTGGCCGTCCCCATGCTGGCGGAGGGCAGGGCGCGCGGAGTGCTGCTGCTGGGCCGCGCCGAGCACGCGCTTCCGTTCACCGAGGACGAGACCGCCCCGCTGGCCGCCTTCGCGGGGCAGGCCGCGCTGGCCATGGAGCTGGCAGAACGCCGCAGGTCCGCCGAGCAGTTGGTCCTGCTGGAGGATCGCGACCGGATAGCCCGCGACCTGCACGACCTGGCCATCCAGCGGCTCTTCGCCACCGGCATGACCCTGCAGAGCTCGCTGCGCTTCGTCGACCACCCCGAGGCGAACGAGCGCATCATGCGGGCGGTGGACGATCTCGACGAGACGATCAAGATCATCCGCTCGACCATCTTCGGCCTGCGGGCCAAGGAGGCCGACCGCAAGCGCCTGAGCCTGCGCGCCCGCGCCGTGACGGCAGTCGAGTCGGCTGCCCGCACCCTCGGATTCACGCCGTCCCTGCGGATGGAGGGCCTGATCGACACCGATGTGCCGCAGACCGTGGCGGAGGACGTGGTCGCGGTGCTGGAGGAGGCGTTGTCCAACGTCGGCCGCCACGCTCGGGCTTCGGCTGTCGAGGTCTCGCTGACCGTCGCCTCGGGCCGGCTGGCCGTGACGGTGGCGGACGACGGCATCGGCCTTCCCGAGCAGGGTCGGCGCAGCGGCCTGCGCAATCTGGCCGAGCGTGCCGCACACCGCGGCGGCCTGATGACGTCGGGCCCCCGCGACGGCGGCGGGACCCGCCTGGTCTGGCAGGTGCCGCTCTCGCCTCCCGGGGACGGGTAGGGCCCGCGTCAGTCGTCCCGTCCGTCGAGCACGTCGCCCACCGGTCGGCGGGGGCTTGCCGGTCCTTCCGGGCCGTAACCCAGCCGGATGAGCATCTGCACATGTCCCGCGCCCTCACGGGGGTCGCGGAGCGCCCAGCGGATGTCGGGCCATTCCAGGGCCTGGTGGAGCAGCGAGGCACGCAGGTGGTGGACGGTGCCGGCCAGCAGGATGCTCTCCAGCGCCTGGCCCGCCCGCAGCCAGTCGGCGCGGCGGTCGTGGCGGGTGGAGAGCACAGCGATCAGCGGGTGCGGTTCGAATGCCGCCGACGGCCCCGCCCAGGCCGGTCGCAGGGACGCGAAGTCCCTGACCGGAAGGTGTCCGGTCGCGTCCCGCGGTCCGAGCACCGCGCCCGGCATGCCGTCCGGCGCTCCGTCCCGAACCCATCTGCGGTTCTCCGCACAGCGAGCCGGGTCGGTCGCCGTGAACCACTCCGCCTCCGCGGTCAGTTGCAGGATCCGCCGGGTCTCGCGCGCGGTGGGGACGGCCAGTTGGGCGCCCTCCTTGACCGCCGCCTCGGTCAGCTCGGAGAGGACCTCCGCCGGCACCTGCCCCGCGGAGAAGGGGAGTCGGCTGCTGTGCCGGCGCCACACCGCGTCGTAGAGGTCCGCTCCGTGGCGCCGTCGGCCGGCCCGAGAACCCGCCAGTCGCACCGACGCCAGCAGATCGGGCTCAGGGGGCCTGGGCAGCAGCCGCACCACCGGCTCCCAGCCCCAATACGCCACCGCCACCCGCAGGTTGAACACCGCGGCCCCGACCGACAGGTGCAGCGCCCGGCCCACCGGATCGGTGTGCCGCAGCGCGCGTTCGGTCGCCGCGCGTACCTCGATCGTGCAGGTGTCGGGATCGAGGCGGTAGCGCCAGGGCTGCGTGTTGTGGAGCGAAGGGGCCGCCACAGCGGCCGCGATCAGCTTTTCCAGGGTCGCCGCGTCCAGCGGGCTGGTGGTCTGCATGGTGCTCTCCTCGGGCCGTCCTGCGTCAAGCCTGGCGGCCGCCGGAGGGCGACGGCAGGGCCGGCAGGTCCCGGGAGCGTGGGCCGACCGGCCCTGCGGCTCGGCGCCGGCCGTACGAGTCGGCGCCGAACCTGCCGCTCAGCGCCGGCCGTTGCGCGGGTCCGGCGACGGCGCGGCGCTGTTCGAGGCGATGACCGCGGCCTGGACCCGGCGTTCGACACCGAGTTTGCCGAGGAGCCGCGAGACGTTGTTCTTCACGGTCTTCTCCGACAGGTAGAGCTGCTTGCCGATCTGCCGGTTGGTGAGGCCGTCGCCGATGAGCGCGAGGATCTCGCGCTCCCGGGGTGACAGGGCCGCCAGCGGCTCCTTTTCCGAGCCCGCGCCGGAGTGCTCGTCGCGCAGGCTGCTCATCAGCCGGGCGGTGGTCGCCGGATCCAGCAGGGACTGGCCGGAGGCGACCGTCCGTACCGCCGTGACCAGGTCGGAACCCTTGATCTGCTTGAGCACGTATCCGGCCGCGCCCGCCATGATCGCGTCGAGCAGCGCGTCGTCGTCGTCGAAGGACGTCAGCATCAGGCAGGCCAGGGACGGCATGGCCGAACGCAGTTCCCGGCAGACCGAGATCCCGTCGCCGTCGGGAAGCCGGATGTCCAGGACGGCCACGTCCGGGCGCAGGGCGGGGCCGCGAGCCATCGCGTGACCCGCCGAATCGGCCTCGCCGACCACCTCGATGTCGGGTTCGGCGTCCAGCAGGTCGTGGACCCCGCGGCGCACCACCTCGTGGTCGTCGACGAGGAAGACCCGGATCGGGGACTCCGCGGAGAATCGCGCTGCCTCACTCATGGACGGACCTTCACCTGTCGTCTGCCGGCCCGATGCCGTGCTGTGCCTCCGATCATCGCGCGCGGGCCGATCCGGCACCAGGGCCGAACGGACCCGTCAGCCGGTCCGCCGGCCCCTGGGAAGGCCGAGCAGGTTCCTTCAGGGAGGGTTGCGGAAGGTTTTCAGAGTTTGTGCAGCCACTCGTCGGCGACGCCGTGCGTGGACGAGGACACGGCCCGCAGGCTGGAGTCGTCGAGGCGACCGGTGAGGCGGTTGTCGACGGCGACGACGCCGTCGATCCGGGCGGTGGCCTTGCCCGCGATGGACACGTCGCTGTCGCGCTCCAACGTGCCGTCCAACGTCACCACGCCGTCATGGACCGTCACGTCCGCTGCCTGCGGGGTCAGCCACAGGGTGTGGACGAGCACCTCCTGGATGACGTCCTCGCGGATGTCGGCGTCGGGGCGGAGGAACACCTGCAGTACGTCGCGCCGAGTGACGATCCCGACCAGCCGGTCTTCCTCGTCGAGGACCGGAAGCCGCTCGACGCGGTGCTGGGCCATGGTGCGAGCGGAGAAGGCGATCGAGTCGTCCGCGTGGACGGTCACGGGAGGGGTGGACATCAACTGGCCGGCCGTCGTCGCCTCGGCCTTCACCGCCACCCGCCGGGATGCCGGACGCACCAGCAGGCGGCGTCGCCGGGCGGCATCGTCCCCTCGGGCCTGGCGGGCCATCAGGTCCGACTCCGAGAGGACACCGATCACCCTCTCGTCGTCGTCCACGACAGGCAGGCCGCTGATTCGGTGCTGCGCCAGGAGAGTTGCGACCTGCTTGAACGAGGTCGCCTCCCGGACGCTGACGACGTCGCTCGTCATGACGTTGCCGACTTTGCGGAATTTCATGGTGTGCTCCTGTGAGTGCGGGCCGGCTGCTGTGTGCGGACGGCGGGGCGGGGGACCCGGTGCGCTGTGCGTGGGGAAGTCCCGCTTCCACCGTCCAGCGGTTCCCGCTGCGGTGGGAGGGCGGCCTGGGCCGCTGTCGGGGGCCGATCGGCCCCAGCAGAGGGCCGCCGCCGTCAGGCGCCCTGGGCGGTCGGGCCGTGTCGCGGTCCCGTCGGCCGGGTGCCGCGCTCGTGCACGGACGTGACGGACCGCGAGGTCACCGGCGGGTCGGCCCGCCGTCCGGTCCGGTCCCGCCCGTGGTCCACGAGGTGCCGTCCGCGGCGACCGCGAAGCACCGGGTGCCGGGAAGTGACTCCAGCCAGGGGCGGGCGCGGTCGCCCATGGCGTAGCCGGCGGTGGCATGGGCGTCGGCGTCGGTCAGCCTGCGGGTGACCACGGTGAGGGAAGCCAGGGCGGCGGCCGGGGGGAGGCCGGTGCGCGGGTCGACGATGTGGCAGCCGCGTTCCGCGGGGCCCGAGGTGGCGACGGCCAGTTCACCGTCGGCGTGGACGGCAGTGGCCAGTTCGCCCTTGCGCAGTGGATCGGCGACACCGATCCGCCACGGCCCGCCGTGCACCTGGACGTCGCCGCCGCCGTTGACGCACACCGCCTCGGCGCCGGCCGAGGAGACCATCGCGGCCGCCCGCTCGACCGCCCAGCCCTTGACCAGGCCGGTGGGGTCGAAGCCGCCCGCGTACCGCGCGCTGAAAAAGCCGTCGCTGCGCCGCTCGGCGG includes:
- a CDS encoding cyclic nucleotide-binding domain-containing protein — translated: MTGRLAALSDEHLDRLMVLGREVDFPAGGRIFEEKGKADRFWILRDGDVALELHVPGRPAAAVEKLGQGSLLGWSWLFPPRRWHMSARALTGVRAVEFDATDVRRLCQEETEFGYVFVLACAEVIGHRLEDARTRLLDLYGPHGSGLRR
- a CDS encoding FAD:protein FMN transferase, which translates into the protein MGTVFSFDVRGGGSRAAAALEAAAAWLHHVDEVFSTYRPESQISRLARGTLALSACSPEVWEVLGLCEAAERRSDGFFSARYAGGFDPTGLVKGWAVERAAAMVSSAGAEAVCVNGGGDVQVHGGPWRIGVADPLRKGELATAVHADGELAVATSGPAERGCHIVDPRTGLPPAAALASLTVVTRRLTDADAHATAGYAMGDRARPWLESLPGTRCFAVAADGTSWTTGGTGPDGGPTRR
- a CDS encoding CBS domain-containing protein, whose translation is MKFRKVGNVMTSDVVSVREATSFKQVATLLAQHRISGLPVVDDDERVIGVLSESDLMARQARGDDAARRRRLLVRPASRRVAVKAEATTAGQLMSTPPVTVHADDSIAFSARTMAQHRVERLPVLDEEDRLVGIVTRRDVLQVFLRPDADIREDVIQEVLVHTLWLTPQAADVTVHDGVVTLDGTLERDSDVSIAGKATARIDGVVAVDNRLTGRLDDSSLRAVSSSTHGVADEWLHKL
- the pflA gene encoding pyruvate formate-lyase-activating protein, which translates into the protein MSMGHDGTADRAAPGPPLSGRIHSWDLSTGVDGPGTRFVVFLSGCPLRCLYCANPDTWHMRDGRQATVDEVMKEIGGYTAFIAGGGGVTLTGGEPLLQPAFTGQILRRCREQGLHTALDTSGFLGARATDALLADTDLVLLDIKSFDVPAYRALTGGSLAPTLSFATRLDRLGVAVRIRYVLVPGWTDDERAVDGLASFAAGLGNVEQIDVLPFHKLGTAKYEALGLPFPLADTPLPDPALVDRVRRQFHDHGLRAL
- a CDS encoding response regulator transcription factor, translating into MSEAARFSAESPIRVFLVDDHEVVRRGVHDLLDAEPDIEVVGEADSAGHAMARGPALRPDVAVLDIRLPDGDGISVCRELRSAMPSLACLMLTSFDDDDALLDAIMAGAAGYVLKQIKGSDLVTAVRTVASGQSLLDPATTARLMSSLRDEHSGAGSEKEPLAALSPREREILALIGDGLTNRQIGKQLYLSEKTVKNNVSRLLGKLGVERRVQAAVIASNSAAPSPDPRNGRR
- a CDS encoding GAF domain-containing protein; translation: MFRAEDLVGEGSGGLPRLQLDELLEELQVRIDAVRGTRDRVHDLLEAVLSVGGDLDLAQVLRRIVESAVVLVDAEYGALGVIEGTRLSQFLTSGISPGQAEAIGPLPSGHGILGELIRHPEPLRLTDISEHRASYGFPPGHPPMHSFLGMPIRVRDEVFGNIYLTEKRGGAAFDGEDETVLRTLAVAAGVAIENARLYKAARDRQRWLEANAGIVGDLLSGAGEEAVLRGIVEHASRILDADLGVIALAAGDSTDLQVVIAVGVDAEDHRGLVLPAEGSFMGAALAAGGSITTSEIRKDPRVTVGPPRWNGLGPVVAVPMLAEGRARGVLLLGRAEHALPFTEDETAPLAAFAGQAALAMELAERRRSAEQLVLLEDRDRIARDLHDLAIQRLFATGMTLQSSLRFVDHPEANERIMRAVDDLDETIKIIRSTIFGLRAKEADRKRLSLRARAVTAVESAARTLGFTPSLRMEGLIDTDVPQTVAEDVVAVLEEALSNVGRHARASAVEVSLTVASGRLAVTVADDGIGLPEQGRRSGLRNLAERAAHRGGLMTSGPRDGGGTRLVWQVPLSPPGDG
- the pflB gene encoding formate C-acetyltransferase — protein: MTAITEATPRAAAADPWTGFRGERWREHIAVRDFIQTNYTPYEGGSGFLTGPTDRTLAVWSRITALLPEERRRGILDVDAATPSSITSHAPGYIDRDRELIVGLQTDEPLKRAIMPNGGLRMVENGLRAFGYEPDQAVSKIFGSYRKTHNAGVFDAYTPEMRRARKAGIVTGLPDAYGRGRIIGDYRRVALYGTARLAEAKHAERARLDREPSTAEVIRDREELAEQIRALGELTRMAGSYGCDVTRPAATAREAVQWLYLGYLAAVKEQNGAAMSLGRTSTFLDVYLQRDLDAGVLDETRAQELIDDFVIKLRIVRFLRTPEYDALFSGDPTWVTESIGGMGTDGRTLVTRTSFRFLQTLYNLGPAPEPNLTVLWSPRLPDPFKRFCAQVSIDTSAIQYESDDLMRPRTGDDTAIACCVSAMAVGRQMQFFGARVNIAKALLYAVNGGRDEITGEQIAPPSAPLTGEYLDYDELSHAYDRTLDWLAGTYVNALNVIHYMHDKYAYERLEMALHDHPVHRFMACGIAGLSVAADSLSAVKYGQVRVVRDDTGLAVDYEAEGDWPAYGNNDDRADTIATDLVESFMARIARHPAYREAEHTLSVLTITSNVVYGRQTGATPDGRPAGAPFAPGANPMNGRDRHGMIASAMSVAKIPYAQARDGISLTSTITPEGLGHDPDERAANLADILDAYTATGGFHLNVNVLGRRTLEDAMAHPENYPNLTVRVSGYAVNFVRLTREQQLDVISRTFHGAR